A portion of the Lolium rigidum isolate FL_2022 chromosome 1, APGP_CSIRO_Lrig_0.1, whole genome shotgun sequence genome contains these proteins:
- the LOC124663837 gene encoding 40S ribosomal protein S25-2, producing MAPKKEKAPPPSSKPAKSGGGKQKKKKWSKGKQKEKVNNAVLFDQATYDKLITEAPKYKQITPSVLSERLRINGSLARRAIKDLEERGLIRMVSIHSSQQIYTRATNT from the exons ATG GCCCCGAAGAAGGAGAAGGCCCCGCCGCCGTCGTCCAAGCCGGCCAAGTCTGGCGGTGGCAAGCAGAAGAAGAAG AAGTGGAGCAAGGGAAAGCAAAAGGAGAAGGTGAACAACGCGGTGCTGTTCGACCAGGCCACGTACGACAAGCTGATCACCGAGGCGCCCAAGTACAAGCAGATCACGCCTTCCGTCCTCTCTGAGAGGCTTCGG ATCAATGGTTCCCTGGCACGCAGGGCTATCAAGGATCTTGAGGAGCGTGGCCTCATCCGCATGGTTTCTATTCACTCAAGCCAGCAGATCTACACCCGTGCAACCAACACTTAG